The proteins below are encoded in one region of Tsuneonella sp. CC-YZS046:
- the rimP gene encoding ribosome maturation protein RimP, whose translation MANIARITEVIEPEVKALGFELVRVKMLGSEAGDEPALQIMAEDPATGQLLIEQCAELSHRVSDRLDELEERGEVLVEGAYRLEVSSPGIDRPLTRLKDFADWAGHEARIELVELLDGRKRYRGDLAGVDEAGEIVSITDDGNTYSVPFGAIASAKLVLTDRLIAATRPLDASGADEILEVEEG comes from the coding sequence ATGGCGAATATCGCGCGCATTACGGAGGTGATCGAGCCGGAGGTGAAGGCCTTGGGCTTCGAACTCGTGCGCGTGAAGATGCTCGGTTCCGAAGCCGGGGACGAGCCGGCCCTGCAGATCATGGCGGAAGATCCGGCGACCGGGCAGTTGCTGATCGAGCAATGCGCCGAACTTTCCCACCGCGTTTCCGACCGGCTCGACGAGCTGGAGGAACGGGGCGAGGTCCTGGTCGAAGGCGCCTACCGCCTCGAAGTCTCCTCGCCGGGGATCGACCGTCCCTTGACCAGGCTCAAGGATTTTGCCGACTGGGCAGGGCATGAGGCCAGGATTGAACTCGTCGAGTTGCTGGATGGTCGTAAGCGCTACCGTGGCGATCTGGCCGGAGTCGACGAGGCGGGCGAGATCGTCTCCATCACCGATGATGGAAATACCTATTCCGTGCCGTTCGGCGCGATTGCCAGCGCGAAGCTGGTGCTGACCGACCGGCTGATTGCCGCCACCCGTCCGCTGGATGCGAGCGGCGCCGATGAAATTCTCGAAGTAGAGGAAGGCTGA
- a CDS encoding SufE family protein gives MRSLDDIREEYEFLEGDERYRLLIELGRELEEMPAALKTDATLVRGCSAAVWIYPTQDGEKLHFLADSNAAITKGIVALVLSAVQDKPAAEVADMDILAALEPFELKKQLSSNRTQGVPNMIALIRETAARLAAS, from the coding sequence ATGCGCAGCCTCGACGACATCCGCGAAGAATACGAATTTCTCGAAGGCGATGAGCGCTATCGCCTGCTGATCGAACTCGGCCGCGAACTGGAGGAGATGCCGGCCGCGCTGAAGACCGACGCGACGCTGGTTCGCGGCTGCTCGGCGGCGGTCTGGATCTATCCCACGCAGGATGGCGAGAAGCTGCATTTCCTGGCCGACAGCAATGCCGCGATCACCAAGGGGATTGTCGCGCTGGTCCTGTCGGCGGTTCAGGACAAGCCGGCGGCGGAAGTGGCGGACATGGACATACTGGCCGCGCTGGAGCCGTTCGAGCTGAAGAAGCAGCTCAGTTCCAACCGCACCCAGGGGGTGCCCAACATGATCGCGCTTATCAGGGAAACGGCGGCCAGACTGGCCGCCAGCTAG